ATATAGATCCTATTGGTAAAGATTTTATTTTCTCTATTTTTTCATAAAAGTAACTCTTGTAGGATTTATTGGATACTTCTTGGGAAAACTTTTCACTTATACTGTCTAAAAACAAAATCTCGTGCTCGTTATTTTGTAGAAGGTTGGTGAGTAATATACCTGATATGGAATTGTGAGTTTTCCATATAAGTTTTTTAATTTGTTGGTTGTAAGCGGCTTGTATTAAAAAAATACCCTCTTCTGTTTTTAGAGTATTGGTACTATCCGAAATCTCTCCGTATAATGCTTGCAGATGTTTTTTGTGTTGTTTATATAATGAATCCCCTTTTATAAGATATTCTGTATCGGGTGAGCCATTTATTTTATATACCATTTCATTTTCTTGCTCCCGTATATCAATAAAAATGTTATTCTTGTTTAGTATTATATCTATTGGATTTTGATTTTGTATATGTAGTCGTATCAGCACTTGTTCTGTATAAGGATATTGGGTTTCGAATGATTTATCTCCCGCTGTAAGAATAGTATCAAATGGTTGAAATTCTTTCCCATCAAATATATCTACTCTTATCGTGTCTATTTTGGTGTTGATATTTATTTTTCCAGAAAAAATTATTTTTTTCTCTGAATTATCGCATGAAATATGTGAAATTATTATGAGGTACAGTACTGTGATATAGATTTTTTTCATTTTTTATGGTATTAAACGAGAGATATTTACAATATGGTGCTTTTTTTATTCTTTCAGTATAACGCAAAATTGTTATTAAAATTTAATAAGGAAAATATCTTGTTTTTAAGAATAGGGGCAGAAAATCTGTTTATGAAACATGTAACAATAAAAAGGTTGTTTTGTATGTATACGCAAATACTTACACAAAAATTATATCTGTTTCCTCTAATATTTCTGTATTATGGAGACGGAGATATACCTGTGCTAAAGCAACTATATCTTTCATACAGTATTCTGCTATACCTACTATATTTTTTTCTTTATAATAGACACTATGTACTTGACTTCCGTCCATATCTGTTTTAGATGTTTTTATACCAAATAAAGTAGTGAGAGTATCTAAGGAAGTGAAGTTTTTTTTATCTCCAAATTTCCACATATCCAAAGTATCTATATGTTTTATTTCCCATGGTTTTTTCCCTTGCATTTGCAAGCAAGTTGGTAAAGGAATAGAATGTAATAGCATCCTTCGGCAGAGGAATGGAAAATCAAATTCTTTCCCATTATGGGCACATAAATAGGTATTTTCTTCAAATCTGTTCTGTAATAATTGAGAAAATTTTGCTAATACATCTTTTTCTCCATCATCATAGAGTGCTTTTACTCGTAGCTGCCTCGTTTTCTGTTCTGTATAAGTAAAAAAACCAAGACCTATAACGATTATTTTTGCAAATTCTGAATATATTCCTGCTCTTTCTTGGTATAATGATTCGGGAGAAAGCTTTTGGTCTCTATCTAATAATTTACATTTATGAATCCATAGATCTTTCCATTTCTCGGGTAATGTATCAAAGCTTTCGTATTCTGATACCGTTTCTATATCTAAAAATAATATTGAATCTTGCATGTTTGTGGTGGTAAGTAATGAATGTAAACAAGATATTGTTAAGCAAATGGAGATAGTCCATTCTTTCAGTACAAAATTAATAATTTTAAAGATTTCTCTACGATATTTTGTGCTTTTGAATAACGTTTACCTTTTCTTTTTAAATTTGCTAAGTAATAATCATGCGCAAAATATAATAAGAATTCGTATTTTAAACATTTTAAATGTTATATAAAGTA
This DNA window, taken from Chitinophagaceae bacterium, encodes the following:
- a CDS encoding TlpA disulfide reductase family protein; its protein translation is MKKIYITVLYLIIISHISCDNSEKKIIFSGKININTKIDTIRVDIFDGKEFQPFDTILTAGDKSFETQYPYTEQVLIRLHIQNQNPIDIILNKNNIFIDIREQENEMVYKINGSPDTEYLIKGDSLYKQHKKHLQALYGEISDSTNTLKTEEGIFLIQAAYNQQIKKLIWKTHNSISGILLTNLLQNNEHEILFLDSISEKFSQEVSNKSYKSYFYEKIEKIKSLPIGSISPQIHLPSPHGEPISLISLRGKYVLVDFWASWCKPCREENPTLQKIYKKYNIKGLEIFSISLDKHKESWIKAIEEDKMEWKNGLDIQAPIQQAIKIYNITYIPYWILLDKKGIIIEKKTEGKEIEMEIEKIFNKF
- a CDS encoding 3'-5' exonuclease, which codes for MQDSILFLDIETVSEYESFDTLPEKWKDLWIHKCKLLDRDQKLSPESLYQERAGIYSEFAKIIVIGLGFFTYTEQKTRQLRVKALYDDGEKDVLAKFSQLLQNRFEENTYLCAHNGKEFDFPFLCRRMLLHSIPLPTCLQMQGKKPWEIKHIDTLDMWKFGDKKNFTSLDTLTTLFGIKTSKTDMDGSQVHSVYYKEKNIVGIAEYCMKDIVALAQVYLRLHNTEILEETDIIFV